One genomic window of Punica granatum isolate Tunisia-2019 chromosome 1, ASM765513v2, whole genome shotgun sequence includes the following:
- the LOC116192233 gene encoding phosphatidylinositol 4-kinase gamma 4-like codes for MSSAGVAVSFVPQDSIWSPEFGRLHLSPPPDESILIYVALPGSMIPLRVLESDSIEAVKLRIQTCKGFFVKSQKLVCGGRELSRNNSLVRDYDVSDGDVLHLVLRLSDLQVIQVRTSCGKEFTFHVERSRDVGYVKHQVARKARGLVDPDEQEVVCNGERLEDQRLIDDISKQNGAVIHLLVRKSAKVRARPVEKNYELSIVASESNGRRSNDVNKETGQRKYDSGEETRNTGDEVDGETFHRAPLARDFWLDPIVVNPKVELSSVVWDMIDLIHEGFDAGRGPMRSMEGTGGAYFMQDSHGRYVSVFKPLDEEPMAVNNPQGLPLSVDGEGLKKGTRVGEGAFREVAAYLLDHPKKGHRYLFGDGEGFAGVPPTVMIKCLHPGFNHPGEVNVKIGSLQMFTENQGSCEDIGPGSFPVDEVHKISVLDIRLANADRHAGNILLGEGRVLIPIDHGYCLPESFEDCTFDWLYWPQARQPYSRETIEYIKALDAEEDIALLKFHGWDLPIKCARTLHISTMLLKKGVERGLTPFAIGNIMCRETLTKNSVIEEIVEEAEGSLLPGSSEAAFFEAVSQIMDCRLNEIAAKVH; via the exons ATGTCGTCGGCCGGTGTTGCTGTTAGTTTTGTCCCCCAGGATTCCATCTGGTCCCCCGAGTTTGGCCGCCTTCACTTGAGTCCACCCCCTGATGAGTCGATATTGATCTATGTGGCCCTTCCGGGTTCTATGATTCCTTTGCGTGTGTTGGAATCCGACTCGATCGAGGCGGTCAAGCTAAGGATCCAGACCTGTAAAGGGTTCTTTGTAAAAAGTCAAAAGCTCGTCTGCGGAGGCCGTGAACTCTCGCGGAACAATTCTCTAGTTAGGGACTATGATGTTTCGGATGGCGATGTGCTCCATTTGGTCCTTAGGCTGTCCGACCTCCAGGTCATCCAGGTGAGGACTTCGTGTGGGAAGGAATTCACTTTCCATGTGGAACGGAGCAGGGATGTTGGCTATGTGAAGCACCAGGTTGCTAGGAAGGCTAGAGGTTTAGTTGATCCCGATGAGCAAGAAGTCGTCTGTAATGGAGAGAGGCTCGAAGATCAGAGGCTCATAGATGATATCAGTAAACAAAATGGTGCAGTTATACATCTCTTGGTCAGGAAGTCTGCCAAGGTGAGGGCCAGGCCTGTCgagaaaaattatgaactgTCCATTGTGGCATCAGAATCGAATGGTAGGAGGAGTAATGATGTCAACAAGGAGACTGGGCAAAGGAAATATGACTCCGGGGAAGAAACTCGCAACACAGGGGATGAAGTCGATGGAGAAACCTTCCACCGGGCACCTCTGGCGAGAGATTTTTGGTTGGACCCTATCGTGGTCAATCCGAAGGTTGAACTTTCTTCTGTTGTTTGGGATATGATAGACTTGATCCATGAGGGGTTTGACGCTGGGAGGGGGCCCATGAGATCCATGGAGGGTACAGGAGGAGCTTATTTCATGCAGGATTCTCATGGGCGTTATGTTTCTGTCTTTAAGCCACTTGATGAGGAGCCCATGGCAGTGAATAACCCTCAGGGGCTACCATTGTCTGTAGATGGTGAAGGACTTAAGAAGGGCACTAGAGTTGGAGAAGGAGCTTTCAGAGAAGTTGCCGCTTACCTGTTGGACCATCCGAAGAAAGGCCACCGCTACCTCTTTGGTGATGGGGAAGGCTTTGCTGGAGTTCCTCCTACTGTAATGATCAAGTGCTTGCACCCTGGGTTTAACCATCCAGGAGAAGTGAATGTCAAGATTGGATCTTTACAGATGTTCACGGAGAACCAAGGAAGCTGCGAGGACATTGGTCCCGGGTCTTTCCCTGTGGATGAAGTGCACAAAATCTCTGTGTTGGACATAAGATTGGCAAATGCTGATAGGCATGCTGGCAATATTCTCTTGGGTGAAGGACGGGTGCTGATCCCAATCGATCATGGGTACTGCTTGCCTGAAAGT TTTGAAGACTGTACCTTTGATTGGCTGTACTGGCCACAAGCTCGCCAGCCCTATTCAAGAGAGACCATTGAATACATCAAAGCATTGGATGCTGAAGAAGACATTGCCTTATTGAAGTTCCATGGTTGGGATCTTCCAATCAAATGTGCCCGTACCCTCCACATATCGACCATGCTGCTGAAGAAAGGTGTGGAGAGAGGGCTGACCCCATTCGCGATTGGAAACATCATGTGCCGAGAAACACTGACTAAGAATTCCGTAATCGAGGAGATTGTGGAGGAGGCAGAAGGTTCATTGCTCCCCGGATCAAGCGAAGCTGCATTCTTTGAGGCTGTGTCACAGATAATGGATTGCCGCCTCAATGAGATTGCTGCAAAGGTACATTAG